A genomic segment from Luteibacter aegosomatis encodes:
- a CDS encoding TonB-dependent receptor domain-containing protein has translation MHSIHLRRGILAGALAMALFSPTSFAQDAKPADAKDATALDKVVVTGSRIPRSEIEGSAPVVMVTAEQIKAQGFTTLVEFLNSLPQVATPDFSDRISTWGNTAVNARPINLRNLGPDHSLLLIDGHRVADYPQPSAGQSTFQNYNNLPIGMIDHIEVLATGASSIYGSDAVAGVINVVLKKRYEGDHIQITGGGATRGGRNYGDVNFLGGRSGENWHVIYNYEHTNRSPLWGSDRPYTDSEADAGYGAWNPSARMFGFPTSDGLALINADGNYVAPPSGACGQFGSTFSAYDHKTVGTVGRSVDPTSVTSRGVSCTQNAIYKNWVLSPGLRADNAYVAGEYDFSSKLQAYASVGLWTNTGTTNTQLPFLYAMPGLPSGFYDKTSGQVINTYLRQLTPQEMGTFGNTHDREANWDVHVGLKGTVFDDKFNWDLNLGTNRYIVHEHYTGLNEQGMFDYFFGPQLGTTTVGGEALPTYALNTQRFYSPISPSDYRSFAVGGVNSAETWMNQAEFNLNGDLFDTWAGPVGFAGVVEANHQGFKLSPDPRGNTTTFGDPFQNYITGGGTRNRLSTATEFRVPLASTLTWTLSGRLDKYRDDSHADIARTWGTGIEWRPLEGLLLRGTYGTNFHAPDLQAIYLQDSEQTQGNYADPLECIRAGDRACQNFQHPTSFTQFSGGSRNLLNETGHSWTYGFVWDIPHVENLALSVDYWHMGINNAIKWIDLGTALNDEAGCLTGTTPSGAPYIAHTLGSPYCAEAIDNVKRDAQGNITSVTVGPINEASLYVSGIDAKVTYALRTLTMGSFNFEFNYTNNLSFKERDLASDPLLNTRYKYPATRINGTAHWHQGPWDVTLHGERIGQIRANNYDGCEVLPNGIQPSVGDADCSIYKGHVAPWITWSTGASYAINDDVKVGVNVSNIFNRVGRIPYYAGGFEFIPTQQGDDYTGREVFMSLDWKID, from the coding sequence ATGCATTCGATCCATCTACGTCGCGGCATCCTGGCCGGTGCGCTGGCCATGGCGCTGTTTTCCCCCACGTCGTTCGCGCAGGATGCCAAGCCCGCGGACGCGAAGGATGCCACCGCGCTGGACAAGGTCGTCGTCACGGGCTCGCGCATTCCGCGCTCGGAGATCGAAGGTTCGGCCCCGGTGGTGATGGTCACCGCGGAGCAGATCAAGGCGCAGGGTTTCACCACGCTGGTCGAGTTCCTCAACAGCCTGCCGCAGGTCGCCACGCCGGACTTCAGCGACCGCATTTCCACGTGGGGCAACACGGCGGTGAACGCCCGCCCGATCAACCTGCGCAACCTCGGTCCCGACCATAGCCTGCTGCTGATCGACGGCCATCGCGTCGCCGACTATCCGCAGCCCAGCGCGGGGCAGAGCACGTTCCAGAACTACAACAACCTGCCCATCGGCATGATCGACCACATCGAGGTGCTCGCCACCGGCGCGTCGTCGATTTACGGTTCCGATGCCGTCGCCGGCGTCATCAACGTGGTGCTCAAGAAGCGCTACGAGGGAGACCACATCCAGATCACCGGCGGCGGTGCCACGCGCGGCGGGCGCAACTACGGCGACGTCAATTTCCTTGGCGGCCGTTCGGGCGAGAACTGGCACGTCATCTACAACTACGAGCACACCAATCGCAGCCCGCTGTGGGGAAGCGATCGCCCCTACACGGACTCCGAAGCGGATGCCGGCTACGGCGCCTGGAATCCGAGTGCGCGCATGTTCGGGTTTCCCACCTCCGATGGCCTGGCGCTGATCAATGCCGACGGCAACTACGTGGCGCCTCCGTCCGGCGCATGCGGACAGTTCGGCAGCACGTTCTCGGCGTACGATCACAAGACGGTGGGCACCGTCGGTCGCTCCGTCGATCCCACCAGCGTCACCAGCAGGGGCGTTTCGTGCACGCAGAACGCCATCTACAAGAACTGGGTCTTGAGCCCGGGCCTGCGCGCCGACAATGCCTACGTCGCCGGCGAGTACGACTTCTCGAGCAAGCTGCAGGCCTACGCCTCGGTCGGCCTGTGGACGAACACCGGCACGACGAACACGCAGTTGCCATTCCTCTATGCGATGCCCGGCCTGCCGTCCGGCTTCTACGACAAGACCTCCGGCCAGGTGATCAATACCTACCTGCGCCAACTCACGCCGCAGGAGATGGGCACCTTCGGCAATACGCACGATCGCGAGGCGAACTGGGACGTCCACGTCGGCTTGAAGGGCACCGTCTTCGACGACAAATTCAATTGGGACCTGAATCTCGGCACGAACCGGTACATCGTGCACGAGCACTACACGGGCCTGAACGAACAGGGCATGTTCGATTACTTCTTCGGCCCGCAGCTGGGCACGACGACGGTCGGCGGCGAAGCGCTGCCGACGTATGCGTTGAACACCCAGCGTTTCTACAGCCCCATCTCGCCGTCGGATTACCGAAGCTTCGCCGTCGGCGGCGTCAACAGTGCCGAAACCTGGATGAACCAAGCGGAGTTCAACCTCAACGGCGACCTGTTCGATACGTGGGCCGGTCCGGTCGGCTTCGCCGGCGTGGTCGAGGCGAATCACCAGGGCTTCAAGCTATCACCGGACCCGCGCGGCAACACCACCACGTTCGGCGATCCGTTCCAGAACTACATCACCGGCGGCGGCACGCGTAACCGCCTGTCCACCGCCACGGAATTCCGCGTGCCGCTCGCGTCGACGCTCACCTGGACGCTTTCGGGACGCCTGGACAAATACCGCGACGACAGCCACGCCGATATCGCGCGCACGTGGGGCACCGGCATCGAATGGCGACCTCTCGAGGGGTTGTTGCTGCGTGGAACCTACGGCACGAACTTCCACGCGCCCGATCTGCAGGCCATCTACCTGCAGGATTCGGAGCAGACCCAGGGCAACTACGCCGATCCGCTGGAATGCATCCGCGCCGGCGATCGCGCCTGCCAGAACTTCCAGCATCCCACGTCGTTCACCCAGTTCTCCGGCGGCAGCCGCAACCTGCTCAACGAAACCGGACACTCCTGGACCTACGGCTTCGTCTGGGACATTCCGCACGTCGAGAACCTGGCGTTGTCGGTCGATTACTGGCACATGGGCATCAACAACGCCATCAAGTGGATCGATCTCGGCACCGCGCTCAACGACGAGGCCGGCTGCCTCACGGGCACCACGCCGAGCGGTGCGCCGTACATCGCGCATACCCTGGGATCGCCCTATTGCGCCGAGGCCATCGACAACGTCAAGCGCGACGCGCAGGGCAACATCACCAGCGTGACGGTGGGCCCGATCAACGAGGCGTCGCTCTACGTCAGCGGCATCGACGCGAAGGTGACCTACGCGCTGCGCACCCTCACCATGGGCAGCTTCAACTTCGAGTTCAACTACACCAACAACCTGAGCTTCAAGGAGCGTGACCTCGCCTCCGATCCGCTGCTGAACACGCGCTACAAATACCCGGCCACGCGCATCAACGGCACGGCGCACTGGCACCAGGGGCCCTGGGACGTCACGCTGCACGGCGAACGCATCGGCCAGATCCGCGCGAACAACTACGACGGCTGCGAAGTGCTGCCCAACGGCATCCAGCCGTCCGTGGGCGACGCGGATTGCTCCATCTACAAGGGACACGTCGCCCCGTGGATTACCTGGAGCACGGGGGCGAGCTACGCGATCAACGACGACGTGAAGGTAGGCGTGAACGTGTCCAACATCTTCAACCGGGTCGGACGGATTCCCTACTACGCCGGTGGCTTCGAGTTCATTCCCACCCAGCAGGGCGACGACTACACCGGCCGCGAGGTGTTCATGTCGCTGGATTGGAAGATCGACTGA
- a CDS encoding EAL domain-containing protein produces the protein METPAACEACRGSDDVGAGLVMAFQPIVDLEHESVYAHEALVRGTHGEGAADILGRVDVAGRYAFDQACRVRAIECASQAGLPGMVSINFLPNAVYEPAHCLRATLAAAERASWPLSRIIFEVTEQEEITDHRHLLAILEAYKARGFKTAIDDFGAGYAGLNLLADFQPDLLKLDIGLVRNVHRDNVRQRLVAHTVRMCEDIGVEVIAEGVEEADEARALFDLGIRLQQGFLFARPTLPPLSDAVFPIR, from the coding sequence ATGGAAACACCCGCCGCTTGCGAAGCGTGTCGAGGCAGCGATGACGTCGGTGCCGGCCTTGTCATGGCCTTCCAGCCCATCGTCGACCTCGAACACGAGAGCGTCTACGCCCACGAGGCACTGGTCCGGGGGACGCATGGCGAGGGCGCGGCGGACATTCTGGGCCGTGTCGACGTTGCCGGTCGATACGCGTTCGACCAGGCCTGCCGCGTGCGGGCCATCGAGTGTGCCAGCCAGGCGGGCCTTCCAGGCATGGTGTCGATCAACTTCCTGCCCAATGCGGTCTACGAGCCGGCGCATTGCCTTCGGGCGACCCTGGCGGCGGCAGAGCGCGCTTCATGGCCGTTGTCCCGGATCATCTTCGAGGTCACCGAGCAGGAGGAAATCACCGACCACCGGCATCTGCTCGCCATCCTCGAGGCCTACAAGGCGCGAGGATTCAAGACAGCCATCGATGACTTCGGCGCCGGGTACGCGGGCCTGAACCTGCTTGCGGACTTCCAGCCCGATCTCCTGAAACTGGACATCGGTCTCGTGCGCAACGTGCATCGCGACAACGTCCGACAGCGCCTCGTCGCGCATACCGTCCGGATGTGCGAAGACATCGGCGTCGAAGTGATCGCCGAAGGCGTGGAAGAGGCGGACGAAGCGAGGGCGCTGTTCGATCTGGGTATCCGGCTCCAGCAGGGATTTCTCTTCGCCCGGCCGACCCTTCCTCCGTTGTCCGACGCCGTCTTCCCGATACGTTGA
- a CDS encoding ester cyclase: MSHDSPKAVVRRFNTEVIQNLDRAAFDELMSPGFVNHSAPPGTPAGPESMWNTFEKVLHPALSELRVEVLDQVGEGDKVTSRKRISGVHTGPLLGVPATHAPVAIDVIDIVRVEDGRYVEHWGVNTLPAVLAALRAR, translated from the coding sequence ATGAGCCATGACTCGCCCAAAGCCGTGGTACGACGCTTCAACACCGAGGTGATCCAGAACCTGGACCGTGCCGCGTTCGACGAGCTGATGTCGCCCGGCTTCGTGAACCACTCCGCGCCGCCCGGCACGCCGGCCGGGCCGGAGAGCATGTGGAACACGTTCGAGAAGGTGCTGCATCCCGCCTTGTCCGAGCTGAGGGTCGAGGTGCTCGATCAGGTCGGCGAAGGCGACAAGGTGACCTCGCGCAAGCGCATCAGCGGGGTTCACACCGGTCCGCTTCTCGGCGTGCCGGCGACGCATGCGCCCGTCGCGATCGATGTCATCGATATCGTCCGTGTCGAGGACGGGCGTTACGTTGAGCATTGGGGCGTCAACACGCTGCCGGCCGTCCTGGCGGCCTTGCGCGCGCGTTAG
- a CDS encoding MarR family winged helix-turn-helix transcriptional regulator, translating to MPRSSHSQADAEVKQLAEALRAAVSAFVRHVRESGADVRTAQWDTLDFLESHGAQSIAHLARRRGVKHQSMRLVTAQLEADGLIERVEESPDLRGYLLTISTKGRKFLRDARSARADRIADLLATRIPREQFGDLKRAIDILDRLAREDVADAG from the coding sequence ATGCCCCGTTCGAGCCATTCCCAGGCCGATGCCGAAGTCAAGCAATTGGCCGAAGCGCTTCGGGCGGCCGTCAGCGCCTTCGTCCGCCATGTTCGCGAGAGCGGCGCGGACGTGCGGACGGCGCAGTGGGATACGCTCGACTTCCTCGAATCCCACGGTGCGCAGAGCATCGCCCATCTCGCCCGGCGACGCGGGGTCAAGCATCAGAGCATGCGGCTGGTCACGGCCCAGCTCGAGGCCGACGGGCTGATCGAGCGTGTCGAGGAGAGTCCCGACTTGCGCGGCTATCTGCTGACGATCAGCACGAAAGGACGGAAGTTTCTGCGGGACGCCCGATCCGCGCGCGCGGACCGCATCGCGGATCTGCTGGCGACACGCATTCCTCGCGAGCAATTCGGCGATCTGAAGCGCGCGATCGACATCCTGGATCGGCTGGCGCGCGAAGATGTCGCCGATGCGGGCTAA
- a CDS encoding DUF418 domain-containing protein, with protein sequence MVLAAIDDFPRRPGRLGLNTPSMTKARIPSLDVIRGVAILGVLAVNADGFAAPIHASLKPDAWRWLNHFEMGPLEWIWRWVTYAHRSPFVRRREALATPLE encoded by the coding sequence ATGGTGCTTGCTGCCATCGACGACTTTCCTCGCCGTCCCGGAAGACTCGGTTTAAATACGCCCTCCATGACGAAAGCGCGCATACCGTCCCTCGACGTCATCCGGGGAGTCGCCATCCTCGGCGTCCTCGCGGTGAATGCCGACGGCTTTGCCGCGCCGATTCACGCATCCCTGAAACCGGACGCCTGGAGGTGGCTGAACCATTTCGAGATGGGTCCACTCGAGTGGATCTGGCGATGGGTCACGTATGCGCATCGTTCGCCGTTCGTACGACGCCGAGAAGCGCTCGCGACTCCATTGGAGTGA
- a CDS encoding Fic family protein — translation MPLVAELFGDLNVIHPFREGNGRSQRILFENLVINAGFEIGWDGIHPDAWVEANMAAYHVDYLPLQTIFDHCIGGLIGAEDP, via the coding sequence GTGCCTCTTGTCGCGGAGCTGTTTGGCGATCTCAATGTCATTCACCCTTTTCGCGAGGGGAATGGGAGATCGCAAAGGATTCTGTTCGAGAATCTGGTCATTAATGCGGGCTTTGAGATCGGCTGGGATGGCATCCATCCTGACGCATGGGTCGAGGCGAACATGGCTGCGTATCACGTGGATTACCTGCCGTTGCAGACAATCTTCGATCATTGCATCGGTGGGCTGATCGGGGCCGAAGACCCGTAA
- a CDS encoding YhfG family protein has protein sequence MKSPSLKDKMAYYAKVRGVNYANSLRLEGFDVPQKGQRKVASSSVLPKKERARG, from the coding sequence ATGAAATCTCCGTCGCTCAAGGACAAGATGGCCTACTATGCCAAGGTGCGTGGCGTGAACTACGCGAACAGCCTGCGCCTTGAAGGCTTTGATGTTCCGCAGAAGGGCCAGCGTAAGGTGGCATCGTCTTCTGTGCTTCCCAAGAAGGAACGGGCGCGCGGGTGA
- a CDS encoding LysR family transcriptional regulator: MIRLEDLRIFLSTADNGSLSAAARQLDLTPAVASIGLKRLEAELGTRLLARSTRSLRLTPDGERYLPYARGVLEQAEAGRHAVAHGRKTIGGEVSLSVPSDLGRNVLLGWLDEFQARYPAVSLQVRIGDHVADMFRSPISLAIRYGVPEDSTLIALPLAPDNRRVLCASPAYFSRHGRPEKPADLLKHNCLRFALSDTLHDRWTFFSGGKPEMVTVHGDRSSDDGELVRRWAVAGLGMAYKSKLDVLADLRAGRLEPALTEYDGEIAPLHLVSAHRTMLSPTVNALRDFLSQRIGSYLD; the protein is encoded by the coding sequence ATGATCAGACTGGAAGACCTTCGCATTTTCCTGTCCACGGCGGACAACGGCAGCCTGTCGGCCGCCGCCCGCCAACTGGACCTGACGCCGGCCGTGGCGAGCATCGGCTTGAAGCGCCTGGAGGCGGAGCTGGGCACGCGCCTGCTCGCGCGCTCGACGCGCAGCCTGCGCCTCACGCCCGATGGTGAGCGTTACCTGCCCTACGCGCGCGGCGTGCTGGAACAAGCCGAGGCCGGTCGCCATGCGGTGGCCCACGGGCGCAAGACGATCGGTGGCGAGGTATCGCTGTCGGTTCCGTCCGATCTCGGTCGTAACGTGCTGCTCGGATGGCTCGACGAGTTTCAGGCGCGATACCCGGCCGTTTCCCTGCAGGTTCGCATCGGCGATCACGTGGCGGACATGTTCCGTTCGCCCATAAGCCTGGCGATCCGCTACGGGGTGCCGGAGGATTCGACGTTGATCGCGCTCCCTCTCGCGCCGGACAACCGGCGCGTCCTGTGCGCCTCACCGGCCTACTTTTCCCGCCATGGACGTCCCGAGAAGCCCGCGGACCTGCTCAAGCACAACTGCCTGCGCTTTGCGCTGAGCGACACGCTGCATGACCGCTGGACCTTCTTCAGCGGCGGCAAGCCGGAGATGGTGACCGTGCATGGCGACCGCAGCAGTGACGATGGCGAACTCGTCCGACGCTGGGCGGTGGCGGGACTCGGGATGGCTTACAAGTCGAAACTGGACGTGCTGGCCGATCTGCGCGCCGGCCGCCTCGAACCGGCCTTGACGGAATACGACGGAGAAATCGCCCCTCTGCACCTGGTCAGCGCGCACCGGACGATGCTGTCGCCGACCGTCAACGCGCTACGCGATTTCCTATCGCAGCGAATCGGATCGTATCTGGATTGA
- a CDS encoding zinc-binding alcohol dehydrogenase family protein produces the protein MKAIGYYRNLPIGDPESLIDVTLPDPVPGDRDLLVEVRAVSVNPVDVKVRAGMAPEAGQPKILGWDAAGVVRTVGKDVTLFKPGDKVWYAGSLLRPGTDSELHVVDERIVGHMPRTLDFAAAAALPLTTITAWELLFDRLNIPENETPSDATLLVIGAAGGVGSILVQLARRLTGLTVIGTASRPETATWVSDLGAHHVIDHSKPLSDELKRIGFDGVDYIVGLNHTDRHFDQIVASIRPQGHLALIDDPELFDFRKLKTKSVSLHWEFMFTRSMFSTPDQIRQHELLDRVASLIDADVLRTTLNESFGTINAANLRRAHALLESHKAHGKIVLEGF, from the coding sequence ATGAAAGCCATTGGCTACTACCGCAATTTACCGATCGGCGATCCCGAATCGCTGATCGACGTGACCTTGCCCGATCCGGTGCCCGGCGACCGCGACCTGCTGGTCGAGGTCCGCGCCGTGTCGGTCAATCCCGTCGACGTCAAGGTTCGCGCCGGCATGGCACCGGAAGCCGGCCAGCCGAAAATCCTCGGTTGGGACGCCGCCGGCGTCGTGCGCACGGTCGGCAAGGATGTCACGCTGTTCAAACCAGGCGACAAGGTATGGTACGCCGGCTCGCTGCTGCGTCCGGGCACCGATAGTGAACTGCACGTCGTCGACGAGCGGATCGTCGGGCACATGCCCAGGACGCTCGACTTCGCCGCCGCGGCCGCCTTGCCACTGACGACGATCACGGCATGGGAACTGCTGTTCGACCGCCTCAACATTCCGGAAAACGAGACGCCGTCCGACGCCACGCTGCTCGTGATCGGCGCGGCCGGGGGCGTGGGTTCGATCCTGGTGCAACTGGCACGCCGGTTGACGGGCCTGACCGTGATCGGCACCGCATCGCGGCCGGAGACCGCGACATGGGTGAGCGACCTCGGCGCGCACCACGTCATCGACCATTCCAAGCCGCTGTCCGACGAACTGAAGCGGATCGGTTTCGACGGCGTCGACTACATCGTGGGACTGAACCACACGGATCGTCACTTCGACCAGATCGTCGCCTCCATCCGTCCACAGGGTCACCTGGCACTGATCGACGATCCGGAGTTGTTCGACTTCCGCAAGCTGAAGACGAAGAGCGTGTCCCTGCATTGGGAGTTCATGTTCACGCGCTCGATGTTCTCCACCCCCGATCAGATCCGCCAGCATGAACTGCTCGACCGCGTGGCGTCGCTGATCGATGCGGACGTGCTTCGCACGACGCTCAACGAGTCGTTCGGGACCATCAACGCCGCGAACCTGCGGCGCGCGCATGCGCTGCTCGAATCCCACAAAGCGCATGGAAAGATCGTGCTGGAAGGGTTCTGA
- the thiS gene encoding sulfur carrier protein ThiS, which yields MHITLNGEARECAPGTSVTSLLESAGYAGKRVAVEVNLDIVPRSEHATHLLADGDKVEIVHAIGGG from the coding sequence ATGCACATCACCCTCAACGGCGAAGCGCGCGAGTGCGCGCCCGGCACATCCGTCACGTCCCTGCTCGAATCGGCCGGTTACGCCGGCAAGCGGGTCGCGGTGGAGGTGAACCTCGACATCGTGCCGCGCAGCGAGCACGCGACGCACCTGCTCGCCGACGGCGACAAGGTGGAAATCGTCCACGCCATCGGCGGCGGCTAA
- a CDS encoding thiazole synthase: MNHFSPATDDVLTVAGRTFHSRLLTGTGKYKDFDETRRATEAAGAQIVTLAIRRVNIGQDASQPNLLDALPPSRFTLLPNTAGCYTADDAVRTCRLARELLDGHNLVKLEVLGDERTLYPDVVQTLVAAEKLVADGFDVMVYTSDDPILARRLEDIGCAAIMPLAAPIGSGLGIQNRYNLLEIVENAKVPVIVDAGVGTASDASIAMELGCDGVLMNTAIAGAKDPVLMAHAMKLAVEAGRAAFRAGRIPRKRFASASSPVDGLVG; this comes from the coding sequence ATGAACCACTTCTCCCCCGCCACCGACGACGTCCTGACCGTCGCCGGCCGCACGTTCCACTCCCGCCTGCTCACCGGCACGGGCAAGTACAAGGATTTCGACGAAACCCGCCGCGCCACCGAGGCGGCGGGCGCGCAGATCGTCACCCTCGCCATTCGCCGCGTGAACATCGGCCAGGATGCGAGCCAGCCCAACCTGCTCGACGCCCTGCCGCCGAGCCGCTTCACCCTGCTGCCCAACACCGCCGGCTGCTACACCGCCGACGACGCGGTGCGCACCTGTCGCCTCGCGCGCGAACTGCTGGACGGCCACAACCTCGTGAAGCTCGAGGTGCTGGGCGATGAGCGCACGCTCTACCCCGACGTGGTGCAGACCCTCGTCGCGGCCGAAAAACTCGTGGCCGACGGCTTCGACGTGATGGTCTACACCTCCGACGACCCCATCCTCGCCCGCCGCCTGGAAGACATCGGCTGCGCCGCGATCATGCCGCTGGCCGCGCCGATCGGCTCGGGCCTGGGCATCCAGAATCGCTACAACCTCCTCGAGATCGTCGAGAACGCCAAGGTGCCGGTCATCGTGGACGCCGGCGTGGGCACGGCCTCGGACGCCTCGATCGCCATGGAACTGGGCTGCGACGGCGTGTTGATGAACACCGCCATCGCCGGCGCGAAAGACCCCGTGCTCATGGCCCACGCGATGAAACTCGCCGTGGAGGCCGGCCGCGCGGCATTCCGCGCCGGCCGCATCCCGCGCAAGCGCTTCGCCTCGGCCTCGAGCCCCGTGGACGGCCTGGTCGGTTGA
- the trmB gene encoding tRNA (guanosine(46)-N7)-methyltransferase TrmB: MTHDDENTPFQRRIRSFVLREGRMTPAQQRAFDEHWARFGLDYTGQVRDLDATFGRAAPRVLEIGFGNGEALAWASEHDLARDYVGVEVHGPGVGRLMNALAARDATNVRIYKHDAVEVLEHEIVPGSLAEVRIWFPDPWHKKRHNKRRLVQPAFVALLASRMAPGGLLHLATDWEAYAEHMRETMEAAPGWRNRVGPGQSAERPAWRVETHFERRGMRLGHGVWDFLYEWHGTTQV; encoded by the coding sequence ATGACGCACGACGACGAAAACACCCCGTTCCAGCGCCGCATCCGCAGCTTCGTGTTGCGCGAGGGCCGCATGACGCCCGCCCAGCAGCGCGCGTTCGACGAGCACTGGGCTCGCTTCGGCCTCGACTACACGGGCCAGGTGCGCGATCTCGACGCCACCTTCGGCCGCGCCGCGCCGCGCGTGCTGGAAATCGGCTTCGGCAACGGCGAAGCGCTGGCCTGGGCCTCGGAGCACGACCTCGCCCGCGACTACGTCGGCGTGGAGGTACACGGCCCCGGCGTGGGCCGCCTGATGAACGCACTGGCCGCTCGCGACGCGACCAACGTGCGTATCTACAAGCACGACGCCGTGGAAGTGCTCGAACACGAAATCGTCCCCGGCAGCCTCGCCGAGGTGCGCATCTGGTTTCCCGATCCCTGGCACAAGAAACGCCACAACAAGCGCCGCCTCGTGCAGCCGGCCTTCGTGGCGCTGCTCGCCTCGCGCATGGCGCCGGGCGGCCTGCTTCACCTGGCCACCGACTGGGAGGCCTACGCCGAGCACATGCGCGAGACCATGGAAGCCGCCCCCGGCTGGCGCAACCGCGTGGGGCCGGGCCAATCGGCCGAACGCCCCGCATGGCGCGTGGAAACCCACTTCGAACGCCGCGGCATGCGCCTGGGCCACGGCGTGTGGGATTTTCTCTACGAGTGGCACGGAACCACGCAAGTGTGA